A genomic stretch from Desulfolutivibrio sulfodismutans DSM 3696 includes:
- a CDS encoding GNAT family N-acetyltransferase produces MKSSDLSPRIAEISPADAPRELLLLADPSEAKVTAYLPRSRCFAAYSGPSPVAVCAVIPLSDAAYEIMNIAVAPSRQQRGIGTTLLGHVISVFREEGACRLEVGTGTFGYQLAFYQRQGFRVTGIDTNFFLTNYPEPIFEDGIQLKDMLRLTLVLRPFPEKR; encoded by the coding sequence ATGAAAAGCAGCGATCTTTCACCTCGCATCGCGGAGATATCCCCGGCGGACGCTCCACGGGAACTGTTGCTTCTGGCGGACCCGTCCGAGGCCAAGGTCACGGCATATCTGCCGCGCTCACGCTGCTTCGCGGCATATTCCGGGCCGTCGCCTGTCGCTGTATGCGCAGTCATCCCTCTTTCAGATGCGGCGTATGAAATCATGAACATCGCCGTGGCGCCTTCCCGGCAACAAAGAGGAATCGGGACCACGCTTCTCGGCCACGTCATTTCCGTATTCAGAGAGGAAGGGGCCTGCCGCCTTGAGGTTGGGACGGGAACGTTCGGCTATCAACTGGCGTTTTATCAGCGGCAGGGATTTCGGGTCACGGGGATTGACACGAATTTTTTTCTTACGAACTACCCGGAACCCATCTTTGAAGACGGCATCCAACTCAAGGACATGCTGCGGCTTACCCTGGTGTTGCGGCCCTTCCCGGAGAAACGCTGA
- the uvrB gene encoding excinuclease ABC subunit UvrB: MSSLFQLKSPFEPKGDQPQAIEELAANLTAGVKNQVLLGATGTGKTFTMAQVVARLNCPALIMAPNKTLAAQLYNEFKGLFPHNAVEYFVSYYDYYQPEAYLPRTDTYIEKDSSINDDIDKLRHAATHSLLTRRDVLIVASVSCIYGLGSRDYYERMVLPLAVGEETSMDRVLSRLVEIQYERNEIDFHRGTFRVRGDVVELIPAYSRDTALRLEFFGDELEAILETDPLTGEVLGTLKRTIIFPASHYVSDRENLNRAVSDIREELRLRLAEYEKGNRLLEAQRLEQRTMQDLEMIEELGYCTGIENYSRHLDGRAAGQPPYTLLDYFPEDFITFIDESHITVPQIGGMYSGDRSRKQTLVDFGFRLPSALDNRPLNFEEFLTRVGRMVFVSATPGPWEIERSQGLVVEQIIRPTGLVDPVVTVRPTTGQMDDLLGECRRRMQADERVLVTTLTKRMAEDLTDYFNAMGVTSRYLHSDIDTLERVAIIQALRQGEFAVLVGINLLREGLDIPEVSLVAILDADKEGFLRSTRSLVQTFGRAARNAAGKVILYADKVTGSMHTAMEETSRRREKQEAYNREWGITPATVRKDMENVLDSLYSQIRDETAQAARILAAEDTGEYGVTPASMKQTIRRLEREMRAAAKELAFERAAALRDRITALREKLLSLGEA, translated from the coding sequence ATGTCCAGTCTTTTCCAGCTCAAAAGCCCCTTCGAACCCAAGGGGGACCAGCCCCAGGCCATCGAGGAATTGGCGGCCAACCTTACGGCCGGTGTGAAAAACCAGGTGCTCCTGGGGGCCACGGGCACCGGAAAGACCTTCACCATGGCCCAGGTGGTGGCCCGCCTGAATTGCCCGGCCCTGATCATGGCCCCCAACAAGACCCTGGCCGCCCAGCTTTACAACGAGTTCAAGGGACTTTTTCCGCATAACGCCGTGGAATATTTTGTCAGCTATTACGACTATTACCAGCCCGAGGCCTATCTGCCGCGTACGGACACCTACATCGAGAAGGACTCGTCCATCAACGACGACATCGACAAGCTGCGCCACGCCGCCACCCATTCCCTGCTTACCCGGCGCGACGTGCTCATCGTGGCCTCGGTGTCCTGCATCTACGGCCTGGGCTCCCGGGACTACTACGAGCGGATGGTGCTGCCCCTGGCCGTGGGTGAAGAGACGAGCATGGACCGGGTGCTGTCGCGGCTGGTGGAGATCCAGTACGAGCGCAACGAAATCGATTTCCACCGGGGCACGTTTCGGGTGCGCGGCGACGTGGTGGAGCTGATCCCGGCCTACAGCCGGGACACGGCCCTGCGGCTGGAATTTTTCGGCGACGAGCTGGAGGCCATCCTGGAGACGGACCCGCTTACGGGCGAGGTGCTGGGGACGCTCAAAAGGACCATCATTTTTCCGGCCAGCCACTACGTGTCGGATCGCGAGAACCTGAACCGGGCCGTGTCGGACATCCGGGAGGAACTGCGTCTGCGGCTGGCCGAATACGAGAAGGGCAACCGGCTCCTGGAGGCCCAGCGCCTGGAGCAGCGCACCATGCAGGATCTGGAGATGATCGAGGAACTGGGCTACTGCACGGGCATCGAGAACTATTCGCGGCACCTGGACGGCCGGGCCGCCGGGCAGCCGCCGTATACGCTTCTGGACTATTTTCCCGAGGACTTCATCACCTTTATCGACGAGTCCCACATCACCGTGCCCCAGATCGGCGGCATGTACAGCGGCGACCGCTCCCGCAAGCAGACGCTTGTGGATTTCGGGTTCCGGCTGCCCTCGGCCCTGGACAACCGGCCGCTCAATTTCGAGGAGTTCCTGACCCGGGTGGGGCGCATGGTCTTCGTGTCGGCCACGCCGGGGCCGTGGGAGATCGAACGCTCCCAGGGCCTGGTGGTGGAGCAGATCATCCGGCCCACGGGGCTGGTGGACCCGGTGGTTACGGTGCGGCCCACCACGGGCCAGATGGACGACCTGCTGGGCGAGTGCCGCAGGCGCATGCAGGCCGACGAGCGGGTCTTGGTGACCACCCTGACCAAGCGCATGGCCGAGGATCTGACGGATTATTTCAACGCCATGGGGGTCACCTCCCGGTATCTGCATTCGGACATCGACACCCTGGAGCGGGTGGCCATCATCCAGGCCCTGCGCCAGGGGGAATTCGCCGTGCTGGTGGGCATCAACCTGCTGCGCGAGGGCCTGGACATCCCCGAGGTCTCCCTGGTGGCCATCCTTGACGCGGACAAGGAAGGATTTTTACGCTCCACGCGCTCCCTGGTGCAGACCTTTGGCCGGGCGGCCCGCAACGCCGCCGGGAAGGTGATCCTCTACGCCGACAAGGTGACCGGCTCCATGCACACGGCCATGGAGGAGACCAGCCGCCGCCGGGAGAAGCAGGAGGCCTACAACCGGGAGTGGGGCATCACCCCGGCCACCGTGCGCAAGGATATGGAAAACGTCCTGGATTCCCTGTACAGCCAGATTCGCGACGAGACGGCCCAGGCGGCGCGGATCCTGGCCGCCGAGGACACGGGCGAATACGGGGTGACCCCGGCGTCCATGAAACAGACCATCCGCCGCCTGGAGCGGGAGATGCGCGCGGCGGCCAAGGAACTGGCCTTCGAGCGCGCGGCGGCCCTGCGTGACCGCATCACGGCCCTGCGCGAAAAGCTTCTAAGCCTGGGAGAGGCATGA
- a CDS encoding ATP-binding protein: protein MARDSRFPLSLPELERLCGSALCAVAPEGTILEAGPRARTLLGGGAGKPFPGPLRDGSILDLPGTGPLRLFPLPTKGREVILAMIPPSQAEAAEAEMGRARAATKAAEAAKSVFLTNMSHELRTPMIGILGMTELTLATSLSRKQREYLEMVRHSAASLLEIINDILDSARITAGKLELAATAFALRETVDSAITVFAPLAEQKGLALSAHIEDGVPKIVVGDPIRLRQVLINLVGNAVKFTDKGHVEVEVSLDSDLSLHPDAPRLAFTVRDTGIGIPAGKLDAIFESFTQADPSPTRKYRGAGLGLSIFKELVTMMGGEIDVSSEEGKGSVFSFRVNLRPAGERTPPEAAGGDHGAAWENALPPLTILLAEDNPVNQMFIRELLEQSGHSVIAAHTGLRAVKVLEKSRVDAVLMDIQMPEMDGMEATRIIRSATDGRIDPEVPIIALTAHAHKGDRETFLQAGMDDYLPKPVGLPEISASLLRVLARKGRLPAAPPCDDPEILDFGWLLEKARGNAAFVLKLFTAFVEEKPGMIEAMRQAATAPDLEKLAFLAHSLKGASATMGAKHLSAMAKALDTAARAGNREGSAAALVDVEKALEQVLEHMKAKMAQHAEPAPAA from the coding sequence ATGGCCCGCGACTCACGATTTCCCCTAAGCCTCCCCGAACTGGAACGCCTGTGCGGATCGGCCCTGTGCGCCGTGGCCCCGGAAGGGACCATCCTTGAGGCCGGGCCCCGGGCCCGGACCCTGCTGGGTGGCGGGGCCGGCAAGCCCTTCCCCGGCCCCTTGCGCGACGGCAGCATCCTCGACCTGCCCGGGACCGGTCCCCTGCGCCTTTTTCCCTTGCCGACCAAGGGGCGCGAGGTGATCCTGGCCATGATTCCCCCGTCCCAGGCCGAGGCGGCCGAGGCGGAGATGGGCCGGGCCCGGGCGGCCACCAAGGCCGCCGAGGCGGCCAAGAGCGTTTTTTTGACCAACATGAGCCACGAACTGCGCACGCCCATGATCGGCATCCTGGGCATGACCGAACTCACCCTGGCCACGTCTTTAAGCCGCAAGCAGCGGGAATACCTGGAGATGGTCCGGCACTCGGCGGCGTCGCTTCTGGAGATCATCAACGACATCCTGGACAGCGCCCGGATCACGGCCGGGAAGCTGGAACTGGCCGCCACGGCCTTCGCCCTGCGGGAGACCGTGGACAGCGCCATCACGGTCTTCGCCCCCCTGGCGGAACAAAAGGGACTGGCGCTCTCGGCCCATATCGAGGACGGGGTTCCAAAGATTGTCGTGGGAGACCCTATCCGTCTGCGCCAGGTGCTCATCAACCTGGTGGGAAACGCCGTCAAATTCACAGACAAAGGGCATGTCGAGGTGGAAGTATCCCTGGACTCCGACCTGTCTTTGCATCCGGACGCGCCCCGTCTGGCGTTCACCGTGCGCGACACCGGCATCGGCATCCCGGCGGGAAAACTCGACGCCATCTTCGAGAGCTTCACCCAGGCCGATCCCTCCCCCACCCGCAAGTACCGGGGGGCGGGGCTTGGGCTGTCGATCTTCAAGGAACTCGTGACCATGATGGGCGGGGAGATCGACGTCTCCAGCGAGGAAGGCAAAGGCAGCGTCTTTTCCTTCCGGGTGAACCTGCGCCCGGCCGGGGAGCGGACTCCGCCCGAGGCCGCAGGCGGGGATCACGGCGCGGCCTGGGAAAACGCCCTGCCCCCCCTGACCATCCTTTTGGCCGAGGACAACCCGGTGAACCAGATGTTCATCCGGGAGCTTTTGGAGCAAAGCGGCCACTCGGTGATCGCCGCCCATACCGGCCTGCGGGCGGTCAAGGTTCTGGAGAAAAGCCGGGTGGACGCCGTGCTCATGGACATCCAGATGCCGGAGATGGACGGCATGGAGGCCACCCGGATCATCCGCAGCGCCACGGACGGCCGGATCGACCCCGAGGTGCCCATCATTGCGCTTACGGCCCACGCCCACAAGGGGGATCGGGAGACCTTCCTGCAGGCCGGGATGGACGACTACCTTCCCAAGCCCGTGGGCCTGCCGGAGATTTCGGCATCCCTTCTGCGGGTGCTGGCCCGGAAGGGACGCCTGCCCGCTGCGCCGCCCTGCGACGATCCGGAGATTCTGGACTTCGGCTGGCTTTTGGAGAAAGCCCGGGGCAACGCCGCCTTCGTGCTGAAGCTGTTTACGGCCTTCGTGGAGGAGAAACCGGGCATGATCGAAGCCATGCGCCAGGCCGCCACGGCCCCGGACCTGGAAAAGCTGGCCTTTCTGGCCCATTCCCTCAAGGGGGCCTCCGCCACCATGGGGGCCAAGCACTTAAGCGCCATGGCCAAGGCCCTGGACACGGCGGCCCGGGCGGGGAACCGGGAAGGCTCCGCCGCCGCCCTGGTGGATGTGGAAAAGGCCCTGGAGCAGGTGTTGGAGCATATGAAGGCCAAGATGGCCCAGCACGCCGAACCGGCTCCGGCCGCCTGA
- a CDS encoding LOG family protein, which produces MKSVCVFCGSNPGGDPVFLETAKTLGAFLAHEGLTVVYGGASVGLMGATANACLAAGGKVIGVLPDFLKKKELEHTGLTQLHVVPSMHERKALMAELSDGFVALPGGMGTLEEFCEIVTWAQLGLHAKPCGLLNVGGFYDPLLALVRTMVENRFVRDAHAGIVLSAPTPETLLSAMRAYRPVTAPKWIDRDKS; this is translated from the coding sequence ATGAAAAGCGTCTGCGTGTTTTGCGGGTCCAATCCCGGCGGCGATCCCGTGTTTCTGGAAACCGCCAAGACCCTGGGGGCCTTCCTGGCCCATGAGGGGCTGACGGTGGTTTACGGCGGGGCGTCCGTCGGGCTCATGGGGGCCACGGCCAATGCCTGCCTGGCGGCAGGCGGCAAGGTGATCGGGGTATTGCCCGATTTTTTAAAGAAAAAGGAGCTGGAGCACACCGGGCTGACGCAGTTGCACGTCGTGCCGTCCATGCACGAGCGCAAAGCACTCATGGCCGAGCTGTCGGACGGGTTTGTCGCCCTGCCCGGCGGCATGGGGACGCTGGAGGAATTCTGCGAGATCGTGACCTGGGCCCAGCTTGGGCTGCACGCCAAGCCCTGCGGGCTGCTCAACGTGGGCGGGTTCTACGATCCGCTTTTGGCCTTGGTGCGGACCATGGTGGAGAACCGCTTCGTGCGCGACGCCCATGCGGGCATCGTGCTGTCCGCGCCCACGCCCGAGACGCTCCTTTCCGCCATGCGGGCCTACCGGCCGGTCACCGCCCCCAAGTGGATCGACCGGGACAAGAGCTGA
- the dapB gene encoding 4-hydroxy-tetrahydrodipicolinate reductase, translated as MSVCDVVIMGARGRMGSTLIQLVRANPDYRLAAVVERPGNEAGLSEYGCVAGSDLAAVLPQVPGAVVIDFTSPACSVATAKIAVAAGNPLVVGTTGLDKDQLAAVAQAATAGRVFFAPNMSVGINVLLSVLPALVKRLGDAYNMEVMEIHHNRKADSPSGTAIKIGQCLAEAAGRDFDAVKKCCREGIIGPRPAKEIGIQALRGGDVVGDHTVYFFGPGERIEVTHRAHSRDTLAQGALRAAAWLPGQKPGRLYGMPDMLG; from the coding sequence ATGAGCGTGTGTGACGTGGTCATCATGGGGGCGCGGGGGCGCATGGGGTCCACCCTGATCCAACTGGTCCGGGCCAATCCGGACTACCGGCTGGCGGCCGTGGTGGAGCGGCCGGGGAACGAGGCCGGGCTTTCGGAGTATGGCTGCGTGGCCGGGTCGGACCTGGCTGCGGTGCTGCCCCAGGTTCCCGGGGCGGTGGTCATCGACTTCACCTCCCCGGCCTGTTCCGTGGCGACGGCCAAGATCGCCGTGGCCGCCGGGAATCCGCTGGTCGTCGGGACCACCGGGCTGGACAAGGATCAGCTCGCCGCCGTGGCCCAGGCCGCCACGGCCGGACGGGTGTTTTTTGCGCCGAACATGAGCGTGGGCATCAACGTGCTGTTGTCCGTGCTGCCCGCCCTGGTGAAGAGGCTCGGGGACGCCTACAACATGGAGGTCATGGAGATCCACCATAACCGCAAGGCCGATTCCCCCAGCGGCACGGCCATAAAAATCGGGCAATGCCTGGCCGAGGCCGCCGGGCGCGACTTCGACGCCGTGAAGAAATGTTGCCGGGAGGGCATCATCGGCCCGCGTCCGGCTAAGGAGATCGGCATTCAGGCCCTGCGCGGCGGGGACGTGGTGGGCGACCATACGGTCTATTTCTTCGGTCCCGGCGAGCGCATTGAGGTCACCCACCGGGCCCATTCCCGGGATACGTTGGCCCAGGGGGCGCTTCGGGCTGCGGCCTGGCTGCCGGGGCAGAAGCCGGGACGGCTGTATGGAATGCCCGATATGCTGGGGTGA
- a CDS encoding DUF3431 domain-containing protein, producing the protein MAAHPRIECVVARYSEDVSWTAALCCPVVVYDKSGTPGPYALPNVGRESHTYLHHIVARYPDFADYTAFVQGDPFRHLPPDMDAAGLWRRMQQNARLCAPFAGLAWFKLKCDRLGRPHDMADPARAGSWAGFGKDIPVGELYAALFAGPVPETFLTPAPAGLFMVSRERILARPLGFYRKALALAAADPGDADNTGHAFERLWNVIFNGRADLNRPDAAD; encoded by the coding sequence GTGGCGGCACATCCCCGGATCGAATGCGTGGTAGCCCGGTACTCCGAGGACGTGTCCTGGACGGCGGCCCTTTGCTGTCCGGTCGTGGTCTACGACAAGTCCGGCACGCCCGGACCGTATGCCCTGCCCAACGTCGGCCGGGAGAGCCATACCTACCTGCACCACATCGTGGCCCGGTATCCGGATTTCGCCGACTATACGGCCTTTGTGCAGGGCGATCCCTTCCGCCACCTGCCGCCGGACATGGACGCGGCCGGACTGTGGCGGCGCATGCAGCAAAACGCCCGGCTTTGCGCGCCGTTTGCCGGGCTGGCCTGGTTCAAGCTCAAATGCGACCGGCTGGGGCGGCCCCATGACATGGCCGATCCGGCCAGGGCGGGTTCCTGGGCCGGGTTCGGCAAGGACATCCCGGTGGGCGAGCTCTATGCGGCGCTTTTCGCCGGTCCCGTGCCCGAGACCTTTCTGACCCCGGCCCCGGCGGGGCTTTTCATGGTCAGCCGGGAGCGCATCCTGGCCCGGCCCCTGGGCTTTTATCGAAAGGCCCTGGCCCTGGCGGCGGCCGACCCAGGGGACGCCGACAATACCGGGCATGCCTTTGAGCGGCTGTGGAACGTGATCTTTAACGGTCGAGCGGACCTCAACCGGCCGGATGCGGCCGACTGA
- a CDS encoding potassium channel family protein, producing MNSIKLRGRVLTMQHRLGIFWPIVIGCVIMSAVVAAGVASYMIIEGWPFFDSLYQVIITLSTVGFQEVNPLSEQGRVATMLLIVCGVGSFAYLVGSFTQVLIEGRLQEIWGRRRVQKAIDKLTGHIIICGCGRIGAIVTEKVLDEGHGVVVIEKNPEVVRELEEKGILHLSGDATDDDVLIAAGIDRAKSLVAALHQEAANVYVTLTARQINPRLFIVARADTAPHIPKLKRAGADQVLIPHLFGGIRMAQSVLRPTVTSFLELALGGGDIDLQMEELRVEADSEVVNQNLIESKIRPRFDLIIIGIKKSSGEMVFNPQPQTVLEAGDTMILVGKGEDLDRLREIL from the coding sequence ATGAACTCCATCAAGCTGCGCGGACGCGTGCTGACGATGCAGCACCGTCTGGGAATATTCTGGCCCATCGTCATCGGCTGCGTGATCATGTCCGCCGTTGTGGCGGCGGGCGTGGCCTCGTATATGATCATCGAGGGCTGGCCCTTTTTCGATAGCCTCTACCAGGTCATCATCACCCTTTCCACGGTGGGTTTCCAGGAGGTCAATCCGCTCTCCGAGCAGGGGCGGGTGGCCACCATGCTTTTGATCGTGTGCGGCGTGGGCAGCTTCGCCTATCTGGTGGGGTCGTTCACCCAGGTGCTCATTGAGGGACGTCTGCAAGAAATTTGGGGGAGGCGGCGGGTGCAAAAAGCCATCGACAAGCTGACCGGACATATCATCATTTGCGGCTGCGGCCGGATCGGGGCCATCGTGACCGAGAAGGTCTTGGACGAGGGACACGGCGTGGTGGTCATCGAAAAAAATCCCGAGGTGGTGCGGGAGCTTGAGGAAAAGGGCATCCTGCACCTGTCCGGGGACGCCACGGACGACGATGTGCTCATCGCGGCCGGGATCGACCGGGCCAAGTCCCTGGTGGCCGCGCTGCACCAGGAGGCGGCCAACGTCTACGTCACCCTCACCGCCCGGCAGATCAACCCCAGGCTGTTTATCGTGGCCCGGGCCGACACCGCGCCGCACATCCCCAAGCTCAAGCGGGCCGGGGCGGACCAGGTGCTCATCCCGCACCTGTTCGGCGGCATCCGCATGGCCCAATCGGTTTTGCGGCCCACGGTCACAAGCTTCCTGGAACTGGCCCTGGGCGGCGGCGACATCGACCTCCAGATGGAGGAGCTCCGGGTGGAGGCCGACTCCGAGGTGGTGAACCAGAATCTCATCGAGTCCAAGATACGGCCGCGCTTCGACCTGATCATCATCGGCATCAAGAAATCGAGCGGGGAGATGGTGTTCAACCCCCAGCCCCAGACCGTGCTCGAGGCCGGGGACACCATGATCCTGGTGGGCAAGGGCGAGGATCTGGACCGGCTGCGGGAGATTCTGTAG
- the ligA gene encoding NAD-dependent DNA ligase LigA produces MAYGSIDPAARVRELRDLIRHHDHRYYVLDDPQVSDAQYDALFRELQDIEAAYPELADPTSPTRRVGGAPAEGYVSRPHRQRMYSLDNAMSREEWEAFLERAANALARQGEKLGAAFWVDPKFDGLALEVVYERGLFVSALTRGDGVTGEDVTENLRTVRSVPLTLAPHAAAAGLPTPELLEVRGEVVITRQDFYELNEARRAAGEKVFANPRNAAAGSVRQLDPKITASRPLRFFAYATGESLFPGGAAPWKTHSAMMAALSGYGFSVAREGRVCRAAQVYPFFEELGRKRLDLPFEIDGAVVKCDDLAVQAALGFTDRAPRFAVALKFPAHEAETVLEKIEVQVGRTRVITPVAILAPVSLAGVTVSRATLHNEDEIAAKDLREGDTVVVRRAGDVIPEVVRAVEEKRPPEGRKPFTFPSDCPSCHTPSVRLPGESARKCVNPDCPGVRLRGVIYFVSKAGLDIEGVGGKWIEILVARGLLRTPADLFVLTKEQLLELPRMKEKSATKFITAIARARESASLGKCIAALGIPLVGTRTAKTLAARFTDMDALAGASEEDLTALSDVGPEVARSIREFFAAPEQRELLGRFKAVGLWPVAVSKAPADVAGPLRGKRFLFTGELVGLPRQEAQTMAEAAGGIVISAVSKKLDYLVVGDKPGSKLQKARELGCEVIDKAAFLELVRSGPGRAGMVQGRLLPG; encoded by the coding sequence GTGGCTTACGGCAGCATCGATCCGGCGGCGCGGGTTCGCGAGCTTCGCGACCTCATCCGCCACCACGACCACCGCTATTACGTGCTTGACGATCCCCAGGTCAGCGACGCGCAGTACGACGCGCTTTTTCGCGAGCTCCAAGATATCGAGGCGGCCTATCCGGAACTGGCCGACCCGACCTCGCCCACCAGACGGGTGGGCGGCGCGCCCGCCGAGGGCTACGTCTCCCGGCCGCACCGCCAGCGCATGTACAGCCTGGACAACGCCATGAGCCGTGAGGAGTGGGAGGCCTTCCTGGAGCGGGCGGCAAACGCCCTGGCCCGGCAGGGGGAAAAGCTTGGCGCGGCGTTCTGGGTCGATCCCAAGTTCGACGGCCTGGCCCTGGAGGTCGTGTACGAGCGGGGCCTTTTTGTTTCGGCCCTGACCCGGGGCGACGGGGTCACCGGCGAGGACGTGACCGAGAACCTGCGCACGGTGCGCAGCGTGCCCCTGACCCTGGCGCCCCATGCCGCTGCGGCCGGACTCCCGACGCCGGAGCTTCTGGAGGTGCGCGGCGAGGTGGTCATCACCCGCCAGGATTTTTATGAGCTCAACGAGGCTCGCCGGGCGGCCGGGGAGAAGGTCTTCGCCAATCCCCGAAACGCGGCGGCCGGGTCCGTGCGCCAGCTCGATCCGAAAATCACGGCCTCCCGACCCTTGCGGTTTTTCGCCTATGCCACGGGCGAGTCCCTTTTTCCCGGCGGCGCGGCCCCCTGGAAAACCCATTCGGCCATGATGGCCGCGCTTTCCGGCTACGGCTTTTCCGTGGCCCGGGAGGGCAGGGTCTGCCGGGCGGCCCAGGTCTATCCCTTCTTCGAGGAGCTGGGCAGAAAGCGGCTCGATCTGCCTTTTGAGATCGACGGGGCCGTGGTCAAGTGCGACGACCTGGCCGTACAGGCGGCCCTGGGGTTCACCGACCGGGCCCCGCGCTTCGCCGTGGCGCTGAAGTTTCCGGCCCATGAGGCCGAGACGGTGCTTGAAAAAATCGAGGTCCAGGTGGGGCGCACCCGGGTCATCACCCCGGTGGCCATCCTGGCCCCGGTGTCCCTGGCCGGGGTCACCGTATCCCGGGCCACGCTGCACAACGAGGACGAGATCGCGGCCAAGGATCTGCGCGAGGGGGACACGGTGGTGGTGCGCCGGGCCGGGGACGTGATCCCGGAGGTGGTGCGGGCCGTGGAGGAGAAGCGGCCGCCGGAAGGCCGAAAACCCTTCACATTTCCGTCGGATTGCCCGTCCTGCCATACCCCGAGTGTGCGGCTGCCCGGGGAGTCGGCCCGCAAGTGCGTCAACCCCGACTGCCCGGGGGTGCGCCTGCGGGGCGTCATCTATTTCGTGTCCAAGGCCGGGCTGGACATCGAAGGCGTGGGCGGCAAGTGGATCGAGATACTGGTGGCGCGCGGCCTGCTGCGCACCCCGGCGGACCTGTTCGTCCTGACGAAAGAGCAGCTTCTGGAGCTGCCGCGCATGAAGGAGAAGTCCGCCACGAAGTTCATCACGGCCATCGCCAGGGCCAGGGAATCGGCTTCGCTTGGCAAATGCATCGCGGCCCTGGGCATCCCCCTGGTGGGGACGCGCACGGCCAAGACCCTGGCCGCGAGGTTCACGGACATGGACGCCTTGGCCGGGGCCTCGGAGGAGGATCTGACCGCGCTTTCCGATGTCGGCCCCGAGGTGGCCCGCTCCATCCGGGAGTTTTTCGCCGCGCCGGAGCAGCGGGAGTTGCTTGGCCGTTTCAAGGCGGTGGGGCTGTGGCCCGTGGCCGTGTCCAAGGCCCCGGCGGACGTGGCCGGGCCGCTTCGCGGCAAGCGGTTTTTATTTACCGGCGAGCTTGTGGGCCTGCCCCGGCAGGAGGCCCAGACCATGGCCGAGGCCGCCGGGGGCATCGTGATTTCGGCCGTCTCGAAAAAGCTCGACTACCTGGTCGTCGGGGACAAGCCCGGCTCGAAGCTGCAAAAGGCCCGGGAGCTTGGGTGTGAGGTCATCGACAAGGCGGCCTTCCTGGAGCTTGTGCGTTCCGGCCCAGGCCGGGCGGGCATGGTCCAGGGCCGCCTTCTTCCCGGCTGA